The genomic region ACCGCCCTGACGGCGACGCAAGCGGACAGGTAACCTTTACCGGCGGCTATCCATTTGCTCCGGGGTCCACAGTGAACATGAAAGTTGGCGAGTCCGAGTTTGAACTGTTCACCGATGACGAATGGGCTTGGCCTGCAACTGCCGCCGACGATGCCAAGATTATTACCGCGATGAAGCGTGGAGCAAAGGCGATTCTGACCGCCCGGTCCGCCCGCGGCACCCAGACGCAAGACAGCTTTTCCTTGCTGGGCTTTACCGCCTCAATCGAAGACGCTGACAAGCGTTGCACTAAGTAAGAAAACACTGAGTTCCGGTATCACAAAGGTTCCGGAACTTCGGCCAATGCGTTCTCTCAAAATGTCGCATTGGTAACGACTTTGGCCAAAAACTTTTGATCTTGGCGAAAACTCCTATATAGAGCTGCATCCACTCTCTTAGCTCCGAGTCCAA from Parasedimentitalea psychrophila harbors:
- a CDS encoding invasion associated locus B family protein, translated to MASKFAHAIVSLCLAGIIATTANAQQNQSTNRVAANVAWSVFQGNDPVECWAVSAPEESVNTRDGRVVAVRRSEIQLFVFYRPDGDASGQVTFTGGYPFAPGSTVNMKVGESEFELFTDDEWAWPATAADDAKIITAMKRGAKAILTARSARGTQTQDSFSLLGFTASIEDADKRCTK